CGCATCTCCAGTGGCATGATCGGGATTGAACCCTGACGGCAGAACCGATCGGTTGGCATCCATCAGCACTGCCACATTCGGATTGTTGGCCAGAGATTTGGACATCTGTCCGGCATCGAGTTCGGATTCGCCCAGCTCCCAACTGCCTTCATTGCGTTGTGAAGCCGTCGCCAGGGGCTGGCGGTAATCAGAACGAGAGACCCTTGCACCACTATCATTTGCGCTGGAGGAACCGGCAGAGGATGAGGGGGTGACCAAATTAATTGCGACACTGTCGGCCAATGGCAGGGACCAGTCGCCCCGAGCCTGAGTGACAGCCATGGAGGAAGCGGCGGCACCGACCAGGACGGTCAGGGCTGAACCTGTCATGAAATGAGAGCGACGGGCTGATGCCTTGGCGGCCAGACGAATGGAACGACGGGTTCGGGGGGCCACCTCGTTGAGCTTGGCCGCCAGGGCATCATCAAGGTCATCAATGCCCACTGCCTGGGTTACGCCTGACGCGCGGCCGGTCGACCAACTGCCGACACCTGCGCCTCGCCTGGCCGAAGCCCTGTGCGCAGCATGCTTCATCTAGAATCACTCCCGTTTATGTTCCGACGCGACTTTCGTGTCGTATCACGAACCATCACAAGGCAACACCATACCGCAAGCGAGAACCCAGACCAAATGACCTGAATTGTCCATACGGGTGTACTCAAGCATGGCTTCGGTGGTCGCTCATCTTCGACAACCACGGAATACGCTAGGATTATACGGACATGAGGCGGACATAGGCAAACCCGTATGCGTTCCGTTCGCCACGGCGTGTCCCACGGTTTTGAACCCTGCCCGGTCCACCCTGAGCGAACCGGGCCCATACGGGGTCAGACCGGGGTCGAGGCCAGGAGGAAAGACCCGCCGGCACCGTCGGAATCCTCCGGCATGGTGATGTCGACACGACCATCCTCGGAGGGAATGAAGAGGGCCCTCCCCTGGTCCAGTACACAGGACTGGTCGGCGGCTGCGCAACGGATCCGACCATCAGTGCAGACGATGATACGTGGTCCACGGCGCGGAATCATCAGGTGGCGGGGCCCCAGACGCTCTATCAGATCCCCGTAGCGCTGCTGAAGCCTGTTGAGCAGGGGCCAAGTGGCTCCACCCTCCTCCACATGCCCGTATACCAGCATGTACTCATTGATCTTGGGCCGGTAGGTCACCATGTTGTGCATGATCAGGGTGGCGATCATGGAGCTGGAGGGGTCAATGGGGGCCGAAGGCTGGCAGTCCAGGCTGTGCAGGAGGTTGGGAATATCCCGATGTTTGGGGGTCATGCCGGCCCTGAGCACATTGTCTGAATTGGTCATGATCTCCGCCGCAGTGCCGTGGATGTAAGCGTGAGGGGTCCCGGCGGGGATATAGACCGAATCGCCCTCCTCCAGATCCACAGGGTTGAGCATGAGCAGACAAAGAACGGCCGGGTCATCCGGAAAGGCCCGTGCGGCACATAGGGCATGGTCAAGCACGGCTCCCGCCCGCCTGGACCGTAACCGTCCGGCAGCAGCCTCCAAGGCTTCCTCCAGACCTCGGGCCGCCCCCGGCTCGGCAGTCACGGCAGCATGGAAGGCCCGGAAGATACGTCGGCGGGAGTCCGGCCAGATCAAGGAGGAGACCGGCATCATGGCATCGGCAGAAGCGAAGCGCACCGGCGGGACCCCCAGGTGGAAGGTACGAGCGGTCAGCGCCTGGGTCATCAGCTCGGCCAGAGGATGATCCACGGCGCGCAGGAGGGTCAGCTGTGTTGAGATGGTTGCGAAGCCTACACAGGCCTGGAAGGGCTCCAGGGCCACCACCATCTCGTTCTTGGCCAGACTGTCGTGAAAGGATCGGCTGGGATCGTCGTCAGGCACTCCCAGGGCATTCTCACGGTTGAAGCCGGCACGAGCCTCGAAATCAAGGGGATGCACCTGCAGAGACAGAGGGATGCGGGCCGAGATGATCTTGAACAGGTAGGGCAGGGTGGGACCGAAGAGGCGGGAGTCGCGCTCCCCCAACATGGCCATGGGATTGCGGCGAATGGCCTCGGTCAGTGGCATGAGCGAGCCGTCGGGCAGCGTCAGCGGTGAAGGGGATTCGGTGTGCCCGCTGAACCACATCTCCGCCAAGGTATCCCCTTGGCGCTCGTCTGGCTCGTGTAGATGGAACATGCGCTGCAGTCGGTCATGTGAGCCCCAGGCGTAGTGCTTCTCCACAGCTTGGATCGGATACACACACTCCCCTTTCCACGGGAAATCCCTCCATGGGCCGGTGCATACGAACCCACCAATCCCCGTCATAATAAGACAAGGGCCGAAGCATGGGCAAGGCGTGGGGGTCGCCGCATGTCATTGCAAACGGTACAGTGGGGGTATGAAGCTGGCTCCCATTTTCGACCCGGCCGCCCGCAGACCATCTCCTCGGCCCGTGCAGGTGGATCTGCGACGAATCTTCCTGCTAGGCACTGGGGCATGGATTCTGGCCCTTGCCGTGGTGGGCATCCTGGCCCTGACCGGAATGACGGTCACCAAGCCCCTTATTGTCTGCCTGTCCGGGGTTGGCGTGGGCATCCTGCTAATGATATGGGAGCATTTCAATCGTTGGGATTATCGCCGTCTTGCCCAACAACCGGATCCTGAGCCAGAGGAAGCATCAGCGTAAAGGTGCTCCCCTCCCCCGGCGCACTCCAGACCGTGACCGAGCCATGGTGGGTCAGGGCTACATGCTTGACGATGGCCAGCCCCAGACCGATGCCTACGGCAGTCTCTTCATTCTGATTGTCGGCGCGGTAGAAGCGCTCGAAGATCCTGTCCTGGTCAACCTTGGATATGCCTCGGCCGTGGTCGACCACC
The window above is part of the Bifidobacterium asteroides DSM 20089 genome. Proteins encoded here:
- a CDS encoding CHAP domain-containing protein, coding for MKHAAHRASARRGAGVGSWSTGRASGVTQAVGIDDLDDALAAKLNEVAPRTRRSIRLAAKASARRSHFMTGSALTVLVGAAASSMAVTQARGDWSLPLADSVAINLVTPSSSAGSSSANDSGARVSRSDYRQPLATASQRNEGSWELGESELDAGQMSKSLANNPNVAVLMDANRSVLPSGFNPDHATGDAGNAYEFSQCTWWAYVRRHQLGLPVGSHLGNAKDWSGSARSLGYWVDNTPRNVGDIVVFQAGQEGSDSTYGHVAIVEKINPDGSIVTSECSASMNGKTYSRTLSNVHALSYIHY
- the manA gene encoding mannose-6-phosphate isomerase, class I; its protein translation is MYPIQAVEKHYAWGSHDRLQRMFHLHEPDERQGDTLAEMWFSGHTESPSPLTLPDGSLMPLTEAIRRNPMAMLGERDSRLFGPTLPYLFKIISARIPLSLQVHPLDFEARAGFNRENALGVPDDDPSRSFHDSLAKNEMVVALEPFQACVGFATISTQLTLLRAVDHPLAELMTQALTARTFHLGVPPVRFASADAMMPVSSLIWPDSRRRIFRAFHAAVTAEPGAARGLEEALEAAAGRLRSRRAGAVLDHALCAARAFPDDPAVLCLLMLNPVDLEEGDSVYIPAGTPHAYIHGTAAEIMTNSDNVLRAGMTPKHRDIPNLLHSLDCQPSAPIDPSSSMIATLIMHNMVTYRPKINEYMLVYGHVEEGGATWPLLNRLQQRYGDLIERLGPRHLMIPRRGPRIIVCTDGRIRCAAADQSCVLDQGRALFIPSEDGRVDITMPEDSDGAGGSFLLASTPV